The Planctomycetota bacterium genome includes the window CTGCCCGATGGTGGCGCCGGGAGCCGTGGTGGCGGAAAACCTTTTGTACGCGCTCGTGTCGACATAGGAGCCGCTGCTGGCGCTCACGCCAAGGTTCCACGCCGCGTCGGGGCGCAACCCAATGCGGCCGGTCATGGTTGGATAGTTGAAGCCGCGGTTCCACAAGTCCCATTGCTCGGGCCGACTCGCCAGCGGCGCATTCTTCATCTCCACGGCCCAGTCGAAGGTCTCGACGGTGCCGTTGAGCTGAAAACCGCTCGCGTAGCTCGGACCCCACACCATGGGGATCCATCTCGAGACCGTGTCCGGGATGTTCTTGCGGGCCAGGAACCCGGTCATGGCTGGGGCGATGTTGGGCGGAACGCCGGCTGTGGAGGGCCCGGCGCCATCCGTGATGGTGGTCTCCCATCCATACATGAGCGGCGCGTTGATCAGGGAGTTCTGCGTTGAAAAGTGCCGGTTGACCCATTGGCCGAACGCCGTCTCGAATTTCCCCCCCTTGAAATTGAGGACCGGCGAATCGAAGGGCATGATCTGCACGTAGTACTCCGCTGGCATGGCCTGCACCGAGGTGTCGGCCGGATCGAATCCCCGGTTCACCAGCCCCAAAAACACAAGCCCGATGTGCTGCGACACATTCATCGTGAACAGGCCGCTCAACGAGGGGGCAAAAAGTTGTCCGCTGGAAGTCTGGATGAAACCGGGCGGCGGTTGGCTCATCACAAAATAGTCCAGCGTGAGCCACAGGTCGACGTTGAAGCTGATCTGCCCGTCGTCGCTTTGGAAGGATTGAAACTCGCGAAGCCTTTCGATGAAGGCGTCCACGGGCTTGCTCGACGGATCCGGGCCATTCGAGATCGACGCCAGCGCGTCCTCGGTCGCCGCCGGGTCAGCAGTTCGAGCCATGGGCGAACCCGTGTCCGCCGGAGGATCGGCCCGAGCGCCAACGGCAGCGACCGCGCCCAGGAGCACCGCCGCGAGCATGGCCGGGATCCCCCGAGTGGAGTTCCTCATGCGGCCTCGTTCGCGATGTTCGCGCCAGGTCGAATCGGCATGCGGTCACTCCTTGACCGGCGTGGTCCAATCCACGGTCACGGTGGCTCCACCCTTGAGCTCCACGGTTTTGTCGAACGAGTCCTTGGGGCTCATCCAGACTCGAAAGGTGTGCGTGCCCTCGGGCAAATTGTGAAGTTTGAAGTTTCCCCGCTCATCGGTCGTGCAAAAAAAGGGCGAGTCCACCACCACGATGTGGCCGCGCATGTGCTCGTGAATCTCGCAAAACAGGCTCACGGTGCCCGGCTTGTCGAAAACCACCGCCTCCATCTCCTCCCCCGCCCGGTAGCGGCCCAGATCAAACCGCCGGGCGTCGGAGTAGCTGAACACCGAGTGGTACATGGGGTCCTTGTTCGGAAACAGAATCGGTGTTCCGGTCTGCACGGCGAGCACGGCCGGCCGAAATTGAAATCCGCGCTGATCGACGTGAGCGACGGGAGCCGACTTGGAATCCAACGGTGGAAATGTTCCGAGCATCCACACCACGCTCAGCGGCGGGTCCGCGGGCTCGATGCGAGTCGCGGTGCGAGCGCCATAGGTTTCCGAGCTGGTCGGCACCGACTTGCGCGGCAGCACCGGCACCTTGCCTTCAAGCATGGCCGTTCCGGATGGCGCACCGGCCGTCTTTGTCGGCGCCGGGTCGGTCCCCGCGTTTGGTGTCGAGGCCGCGCTTTTGCCCTGCGCCGCAACTTCCTTTTCCTTCGCTTCATCCTTTGGTGATTGTGGTTCAGCTTGCCGACCGGGTACGGACGGTGGGGCGGTTTGTGTGTCGTTGTCGGTTGCTTTTTCCGCTGCGAATCCAAGGGCCATGCAAAGCCCCAGAATGATTGTTTGCAACCACTTATGAATCCCCATCGCTGAAGGCTATATCAATTCCCCTCTAAAATCATGGTTTTTGATTCGAGCTTGCTTTTTCGCAAATGAATACGACCTTGTGGGTGTTGAGTGAGTCACTCAACCATGACTTGGCGACGCAACGAATTTCAAAGCGTCCAACCGAGTCTGAAGGATCCGGCTCGAGGTGAGCCGGATCCTTTCATTTTTGCCCGACCTTCTTCAAGCCTGGGGCTTCGGCAGAAAGCGATCGCGGTCGACTTTTGCCGCTTCGGGCTCCCTCCCCGCGCAGAGATCGATGAACTCGCTCACGCCGTCGGTCGGCGGCAGATCACGCACGGGCTCCACCAGAATTTCGTGAACCAGCCGTGCGTAGAGCTCCCGATCCGAAAGACTGTCCGTGTGCAGGAGATAGACCCCGAGGTCGCCGAGCGTTTCCACGACCTCCCACAATTTCGCCTGCAGGGCCCGGTCGTCCAGCTCCTCCGGCGGCGCGACGGCGATGCCCAGATCAGTGAGCTGCTTCAGATTGCTCGTCATCGGAGCCATCTCGAGGTCGTACACCAGCATCCAATAGAAGCGGTCGGTGCAATCGCCCCGTTGTGCCGCATCCGCGACCAGCCGGTCAATGGCCTGCTCGCGTTGCTGCGCGGCGTCGCTGCGCAATCCGCCGCGCCGCGCTCTTGGAGGAGGCCGCTCCGGAACCGGCCCGCTCGTCGGACGATCTCCTTCGCGACCGGTGTCTTCGCCTTCGCTCGCCAAACCTGCGGTCAATTTCGCCTCCGAAGCGGCGGAACCCGATGCTTTGAGCGCGACCATGGGTGGCCTCCTTTCATGAGCACGCACCCTAAAAGGGATCCCGCCGCCGACGCCAATCGCTGCCGATTTTCCGCGAGTTATTTTTGCCCGAGCGCCGCCATCCGCGCCGCGAACCGATCGATCCCCTCGCCATAGCTCATCTTCATTCGGGGCAACTGGAGCGACTGGGGCGGCTCGGCGTCCGGATCGTCATCCGCGCGGACGGCCATCCGGTATCCCGCCTCGCGCGCCGCCTTCCTCACCCGCTCATCCTGAAGGCCGAAGGGATAGGCGATCGCCTCGACGGGATGATGGACGCGGGCTTCAAGGGTCGCCCGGCTCTGCGACATCTCGCGCTCCAGCTGCGCGGGAGGCACATCCACAAGCCGGGGATGGGACAGTGTGTGCGACTGCACTTCATGGCCGGCGGCCTCCAGCTGCTCCACCTGGTTCCACGACAAGTAACCCGAACCATTGTCCTGGGCGGCGATCGGCCCAGTGTAGATGAAGAAAACGCCGCGCATTCCCCGCGGCTCAAGCTGCGTCCGGGCGATCTCCAAATGCTCCGCCCATCCGTCATCGAAGGTGAGCATCACTGAGTTCGGGGGAGGATCGATGTGATTCGCCTCGCAGGCCAGCAATTCCCGGAAGGTGATGGTGTGATAGTGATGAGCCGTCAGCCAATCCAACTGCGCCGAAAAATCCTCCGGCAGCACCACCCAGGGAGCCCAATCCGCCTTGGCCGGCCCCCAATTCCCCACATGGTGGTACATCAGGATGGGAATGATGACCTTGCGTCGCGGTCGTTCCGCGAAGCGTGACCATGGATACAGCATCGCGATCATGACGAGCGCCAGCAGCAATGAACCGGCGTGGTTCGCAAGGCGGCTTCGCGTCTGATCCACTTGACTCATGCGGGCAGTGTGAACCATTCCCGCCCCCAGTGAAAGCGATGCCTTCCTCAACCCTGATCCGAATGGTCATGAGCGGATCGGGCTTGTCCGTTCACGAAGAAACGGGGAGCATGAATCCATGCGGCTCACCCATGTCACTCTGGTGATTGAGGACCTTGAGCGAAGCGTGGCCTTCTACGAATCCGTGCTTGGAGCGGTGGTTCAGCGGCGAACCACTCACGCCGAGTTGCGGCTGGGCGATTGCCGACTGGCCCTTTGCACCCGCCAAGTTCTCGATGCTTTTGTCGGAGTTCCCATGCCCCCTCCAGACGGAAAAACAGTGGGTGGCGTCGTCAGCATTGCCCTCGTTTCCGAAGTTGAATTGAACCAAATCATCGACCGGGCCAAGGGTTGCGGCGGCCGAGTGCTCAAACACCCGTTCACACCTGAGTGGGGCGGCCGTTCCGCCTGGATCGGTGACCCCGACGGCCATTGGGTTGAATTTACCGTTCGAAAATAAAGTCCGAGATTCACTTGAAAAAGCGGTGTTTCTGATGGCTCTTCAGCCATCGACACCCGGGAAATCAAGTCAAAATTTGGAATTTTCAAGAAAAGTTCTTGCCTCCCTCCGCTTTGGGGGCAAGTTATCGATGCGTTGGGCTCCCTTTAACCGCCCCACGCGATTGTTCCCTTTTCGCTTCCCTTTCAGACACAAGGAATTTCCATCATGAAGTCAAGTCTCATTGCCGTCGGTCTCTGCTCAATCGTGGCATCAACAGCCTCAGCCGCTGTTGTCGCCGCCTGGGATTTCCAGACCACATCCAATGGCGGAACAGCCATCGCTGCATCCCCCACCTGCCCAAAGGCATTCATTGCCAACTTCGGTTCCGGCAACCTGTATCTGGACGGAACCAATGGTTCAAGCAACTTCTTC containing:
- a CDS encoding polysaccharide deacetylase family protein; the encoded protein is MSQVDQTRSRLANHAGSLLLALVMIAMLYPWSRFAERPRRKVIIPILMYHHVGNWGPAKADWAPWVVLPEDFSAQLDWLTAHHYHTITFRELLACEANHIDPPPNSVMLTFDDGWAEHLEIARTQLEPRGMRGVFFIYTGPIAAQDNGSGYLSWNQVEQLEAAGHEVQSHTLSHPRLVDVPPAQLEREMSQSRATLEARVHHPVEAIAYPFGLQDERVRKAAREAGYRMAVRADDDPDAEPPQSLQLPRMKMSYGEGIDRFAARMAALGQK
- a CDS encoding VOC family protein, whose amino-acid sequence is MRLTHVTLVIEDLERSVAFYESVLGAVVQRRTTHAELRLGDCRLALCTRQVLDAFVGVPMPPPDGKTVGGVVSIALVSEVELNQIIDRAKGCGGRVLKHPFTPEWGGRSAWIGDPDGHWVEFTVRK